The following are encoded together in the Pseudoalteromonas ruthenica genome:
- a CDS encoding efflux RND transporter permease subunit codes for MFNYIIAWAVRNRLLVVLALVSLIAASITVIPKLNLDAFPDVTNVQVTVNTEAPGLAAEEVEQLITYPIEAVMYALPNVEQVRSISKTGLSGVTIVFNEDTDIYFARQLVFERLQAAKELIPDGLGSPEMGPNTSGLGQVYQYLLIADAEAELDTMALRSLNDWVVKLLIMPIDGVTDVLSFGGHVRQYQVAINPNKLLAYQLTQQDLVAALDASNDNVGGWYMDRGQEQLVVRGTGWFAHSRQGIEQIKQVAVKTVAGTVITVGDIAEVRLGSEIRQGAVTMSRKNAQGEVEQLGEVVSGIVLKRMGANTKATIDGIEQRVQMINQALPQGVRFQPFYDQADLITKAVNTVVNALTLAFIFIVVVLALFLMNLRATLLVLISIPIAIAMALMMMVWLNVSANLMSLGGLAVAIGMLVDGSVVMVENMFKHLSRQDSTLTARERILLAGKEVARPVFFAATIILVVFMPLFSFEGVEAKLFQPMAISIILAVISAIFVALIIVPALASYLFTGQITSRPSLILKPLDVLYRKTLHLALAHTKAVVVTALILVAGAVATLGQLGTEFVPELEEGTINLRVTLAPSSSLETALAVAPKLEAKLLSFPEVTYALSRIGRAEIGGDPEPVNNIEIYIGLKPPSQWQSAENRYQLQALMEQKLSAHPGLLFNFSQPIATRVDELLSGVKAQLAIKLFGPELEVLATQGEAIANAVKAVPGTRDVALEQIAGEAQLIVKPKRQALARYGLQVADVMGLVRDGIGGVQAGQIINGNERYDINVRIDKPYRQTPQAIGNLYLQASNGAWVRLADVADISIESGPPQVRRDDVQRRVVVQANVQGRDMGSVVAQIREQIANDVALPSGYSVAIGGQFENQQRAQQRLSVVIPLSLAAIALLLYFAFGSVGQALLILINVPLAVIGGVFSLYLSGQYLSVPSSVGFITLFGVAVLNGVVMVESINQRINSNQALASAVFEGATQRLRPVLMTAITSALGLIPMLLSQGVGAEIQHPLASVIVGGLLTSTLLTLFVLPALYPRFSQAKLKH; via the coding sequence ATGTTTAATTATATTATTGCTTGGGCGGTGCGTAACCGCCTCCTTGTCGTGCTGGCGTTGGTGAGCCTGATCGCTGCCAGCATCACAGTGATCCCTAAACTTAACTTAGACGCCTTTCCCGACGTCACCAATGTACAAGTAACGGTAAACACCGAAGCCCCCGGTCTGGCCGCCGAAGAGGTAGAGCAACTGATCACCTACCCTATCGAAGCGGTTATGTATGCACTTCCCAATGTCGAGCAAGTGCGCTCAATATCTAAAACAGGCCTTTCTGGAGTGACCATCGTGTTTAACGAGGACACCGATATTTACTTTGCTAGACAGCTGGTTTTTGAGCGTTTACAAGCCGCCAAAGAGCTTATCCCCGACGGTCTTGGCAGCCCTGAGATGGGCCCCAATACCTCAGGCTTGGGGCAAGTGTATCAGTACTTACTCATAGCCGATGCAGAAGCCGAGCTCGATACGATGGCCCTGCGCTCACTCAATGATTGGGTGGTAAAGCTGCTGATTATGCCGATTGACGGCGTCACTGATGTGCTGTCATTTGGTGGTCATGTGCGCCAATACCAAGTCGCTATCAACCCGAATAAATTACTCGCCTACCAATTAACGCAGCAAGACCTTGTTGCCGCACTCGATGCCAGCAATGACAATGTGGGCGGTTGGTATATGGACCGTGGTCAAGAACAGCTGGTAGTGCGCGGTACCGGCTGGTTTGCTCACTCACGCCAAGGCATTGAGCAAATAAAACAAGTGGCGGTAAAAACCGTCGCCGGCACGGTCATTACCGTCGGTGATATTGCTGAGGTACGCTTAGGCAGCGAGATTCGCCAAGGTGCGGTGACCATGAGCCGTAAAAACGCCCAGGGCGAGGTCGAGCAGTTAGGTGAAGTGGTCTCTGGCATTGTCCTCAAACGCATGGGTGCCAATACCAAAGCCACCATCGATGGGATCGAGCAAAGGGTGCAAATGATCAATCAAGCGCTGCCACAGGGAGTGCGATTTCAACCTTTTTATGACCAAGCAGACCTTATCACCAAAGCCGTGAATACAGTGGTGAATGCACTCACTCTCGCCTTTATTTTTATCGTTGTTGTGCTCGCCCTGTTTCTAATGAACCTACGCGCCACGTTACTAGTGCTCATATCCATCCCTATTGCCATTGCTATGGCCTTAATGATGATGGTGTGGCTTAACGTTTCCGCTAATTTAATGTCACTTGGCGGTCTTGCTGTGGCGATTGGCATGCTGGTCGACGGCTCAGTGGTAATGGTTGAGAACATGTTTAAGCATTTAAGCCGCCAAGACAGCACGTTAACGGCACGCGAGCGTATTTTACTCGCGGGTAAAGAGGTCGCTCGACCCGTATTTTTCGCCGCAACCATTATTTTAGTCGTGTTTATGCCGCTCTTTAGCTTCGAAGGCGTTGAAGCCAAACTGTTCCAACCGATGGCGATAAGCATTATTTTAGCGGTGATCAGTGCCATTTTCGTGGCGTTGATTATCGTCCCTGCACTAGCAAGCTATCTGTTTACCGGTCAAATCACGTCGCGCCCCAGCTTGATACTCAAACCCTTGGATGTGCTTTATCGAAAAACATTACACCTGGCCCTAGCGCATACCAAAGCGGTGGTAGTCACGGCGCTTATACTCGTTGCTGGCGCTGTTGCCACCCTAGGGCAGTTGGGAACCGAATTTGTTCCCGAGCTCGAAGAAGGTACCATTAACCTGCGCGTTACCTTGGCGCCTTCTTCAAGCCTCGAAACCGCGCTTGCGGTGGCTCCCAAACTAGAAGCTAAACTGTTAAGCTTTCCCGAGGTCACGTACGCCCTAAGCCGTATCGGTCGGGCCGAAATTGGGGGCGACCCCGAGCCGGTCAATAACATCGAAATCTATATTGGCTTAAAGCCCCCCAGTCAGTGGCAAAGTGCAGAAAACCGCTACCAACTACAAGCCTTGATGGAGCAAAAGCTCAGTGCCCACCCTGGGTTGTTGTTTAACTTTTCTCAGCCTATCGCCACACGAGTTGATGAGTTACTGTCTGGAGTAAAAGCGCAGCTGGCCATCAAACTATTTGGCCCCGAACTTGAAGTGCTAGCGACTCAGGGCGAGGCCATTGCCAATGCGGTAAAAGCGGTGCCAGGCACCCGCGATGTCGCGCTTGAACAAATTGCCGGCGAAGCACAACTGATCGTTAAACCAAAACGCCAAGCCTTGGCTCGTTATGGCTTGCAAGTCGCCGATGTGATGGGCTTGGTGCGCGACGGCATTGGCGGTGTACAAGCCGGACAAATTATCAATGGCAATGAACGCTATGATATTAACGTACGCATTGATAAACCCTACCGACAAACCCCACAAGCCATTGGCAATTTATATTTGCAAGCTAGCAACGGGGCGTGGGTGCGCTTAGCCGATGTGGCCGATATTAGTATTGAATCGGGGCCTCCTCAGGTGCGCCGCGACGATGTACAGCGCCGAGTTGTAGTCCAAGCAAATGTCCAAGGCCGGGATATGGGCTCGGTGGTGGCGCAAATTCGTGAGCAAATCGCAAATGATGTGGCGCTGCCCAGCGGGTACTCTGTGGCCATCGGCGGGCAATTCGAAAATCAACAGCGGGCACAGCAGCGCCTCAGCGTTGTTATTCCATTGTCACTGGCTGCCATCGCGCTGTTACTGTATTTTGCGTTTGGCAGCGTCGGCCAAGCCTTGCTGATATTAATCAACGTCCCATTGGCAGTCATTGGTGGGGTGTTTTCCTTATATTTAAGTGGGCAGTATTTGTCGGTGCCAAGCTCGGTAGGCTTTATTACTTTATTTGGCGTTGCCGTACTCAATGGAGTGGTGATGGTCGAGAGCATCAATCAGCGTATCAATAGCAACCAGGCTCTAGCCAGCGCAGTATTTGAGGGGGCCACGCAGCGCCTGCGCCCGGTGCTGATGACCGCTATCACGTCGGCATTAGGCTTGATTCCAATGCTGCTTTCTCAAGGTGTGGGCGCCGAAATTCAGCACCCCTTGGCAAGCGTGATTGTCGGCGGGCTACTGACATCCACCTTATTAACTTTGTTTGTGTTGCCAGCTTTGTATCCACGTTTTTCTCAGGCTAAGCTTAAACACTAA
- the gmk gene encoding guanylate kinase: MSQVRGNLFILSAPSGAGKSSLINALLQQHSDMQVSVSHTTRAPRPGEQDAKHYHFVSEAEFKTLIDNDDFFEWAQVFDNYYGTSKAAIEQQLANGIDVFLDIDWQGARQVRELAPDVTTIFILPPSKAELENRLTNRGQDSADVIAGRMAKAQSETSHFDEYDYLVVNDDFDTALAEIETIVKAKRLSISAQRVKHNELIHDLLK, encoded by the coding sequence ATGAGCCAAGTTCGTGGTAATTTGTTTATTTTATCCGCCCCATCTGGTGCGGGTAAGTCCAGCTTGATCAATGCATTACTCCAACAACATAGTGATATGCAAGTATCGGTGTCACACACCACTCGTGCTCCTCGCCCTGGCGAGCAAGACGCTAAGCATTATCATTTTGTAAGCGAAGCTGAGTTCAAAACACTGATCGACAATGATGATTTCTTTGAATGGGCGCAAGTGTTCGACAATTATTACGGCACTTCAAAGGCGGCGATAGAACAGCAACTTGCCAACGGCATTGATGTGTTTCTCGATATCGACTGGCAAGGCGCGCGACAAGTGCGTGAATTAGCCCCGGACGTCACCACTATTTTTATTTTGCCGCCATCCAAGGCAGAGCTTGAAAATCGCCTGACTAATCGCGGCCAAGATTCCGCAGACGTGATTGCCGGGCGCATGGCCAAGGCGCAATCGGAAACCTCACACTTTGATGAGTATGATTACTTGGTCGTTAATGATGACTTTGACACCGCTTTAGCTGAGATTGAAACCATCGTTAAAGCCAAGCGCTTAAGCATCAGCGCTCAGCGTGTAAAACATAACGAACTAATCCACGACTTGTTAAAATAA
- the rpoZ gene encoding DNA-directed RNA polymerase subunit omega has product MARVTVEDAVDKIGNRFDLILVAARRARQIAVGGKDPMVDAENDKPTVLALREIEEGHITVDTLEAIERQEQQNQEAAEMAAVAAIVGGNQ; this is encoded by the coding sequence ATGGCTCGCGTAACTGTTGAAGATGCAGTAGATAAAATTGGCAACCGTTTTGACTTAATCCTTGTCGCCGCCCGTCGTGCGCGCCAGATCGCCGTAGGTGGTAAAGATCCTATGGTTGATGCTGAAAACGATAAACCAACGGTTCTCGCTTTGCGTGAAATCGAGGAAGGCCACATTACTGTGGATACCCTAGAGGCCATTGAACGCCAAGAGCAGCAAAACCAAGAAGCGGCTGAAATGGCAGCTGTTGCGGCTATCGTTGGCGGTAACCAATAA